The genomic stretch GACAAAACGGCCGAACAAGACGCTTTTTCCGCCGTGCCTGTGAAAAAAGATCTCCCCATTCTTTAACATGCCGGGATAGCGGGAAAACGGCCAGATCCGCTTCAATCTTTCGTGGTAGTAATGTCCCAGCCAGTAGCTGATGCCGTCTCCGGCTATAGCCCCTGCAGCGGCCAGCATCAACACAGGTTTCAGCTCCAGGCTGCCCGTGGCCACGACAGCGCCGACGCCGAACATAATCACCGTGCCGGGAACAATCAGACCGACCAGCGCCAGGGATTCAGAAAGGGAAATCAGGAAAATCGCCCCGTAGGCCAGTGCGGAGTGATGGGTGATAAAGGCCAGCAATGCCTTTATGTAAAGCATAAGGGTTAATGTCTCCTCGTGCCGCGGTGCCGCGGCCGAACTACATGGTCCATCAATTGATCGCTGACCCGGATCAGTTTTATGTTTAAAGGGGCAAGGCGTTCCGCAAACCAGCGAATCAACCCGGTGCTAATCAGCCCGACAACCAGGCTGCCAGCCATGTCAAAAGGAAAATGGATGCCGCTGTCCACCCGTCCCCAGGCGGTTAGGCATGCAATGACCAAAACCGTAACGCCGCAATTGACCCAGCGTCGGCCCATGAGCAGATAAAAAGTCGCGGCAAACAGCAACGTCGCATGATCACTAGGAAAGGACGTCTCCGGGCCGTGGGGAAGAAGAGGTGTGCAAAGGCCGATCATGTAAGGCCGGGGGTGAAAATAGAACAGGCCGACCAACTGGTTCATGATCAGGCCGACGACGGCGGCCTCAGTCGCTTCCAGGAGGGCGTTCTTTTTCTCCTTACTCACAAAGAACCACAGCGCAACAAACAGAGCAAGCATCAGATATGGCCCGGTCTCGGCAAAAAAAACGGCAAGCCCGTCCACGATCGGCCGATGCCCGGCCCCGGAATGCAGCCACTGAAAGATTTCTATATCCAATCCCGGCACTATCTCTTATGCCCCATTTCGTATGAGATGAACCGTCTTTTCGTCTGCGCCAGTAGAAGGTTATCAGGATACCGCATCCAGTTGGTGCCCATCCACAAATGTATTTTGGGCACTGGCGAGTTTCCAGTTCTTCGCACCCGTCGGGTGCTCAGTCCCACTGCACCGCAGCGGGTTCCCAGCTTCAGAGATACAAGATCAAGGAAACCGGGGACCCGCCCGAATGGCGGGGGGTCCAAGCAAAGCGCGGACAAATCAAGGGATTGCGCGGAGACGTACTTTAGTTAGCG from Deltaproteobacteria bacterium encodes the following:
- a CDS encoding undecaprenyl-diphosphatase, with product MDIEIFQWLHSGAGHRPIVDGLAVFFAETGPYLMLALFVALWFFVSKEKKNALLEATEAAVVGLIMNQLVGLFYFHPRPYMIGLCTPLLPHGPETSFPSDHATLLFAATFYLLMGRRWVNCGVTVLVIACLTAWGRVDSGIHFPFDMAGSLVVGLISTGLIRWFAERLAPLNIKLIRVSDQLMDHVVRPRHRGTRRH